Proteins encoded by one window of Candidatus Eisenbacteria bacterium:
- the nuoH gene encoding NADH-quinone oxidoreductase subunit NuoH: MEALLALWNHPDFQFTFWTFVKVMVILNGMLGIVSYLIYAERKIAGHMQARVGPNRVGPLGLFQPFADVGKLFFKEEFMPDGANKVIFTIAPILAVIPAIVTFAVVPFGPTDPFIVTDVNVGLLVFLAMSSLGVYSITLGGWSSNNKYALLGGLRSAAQMISYELAMGLSTMGVLLMTGSLSLVTIVKAQDPFWFVLFQPIPFCIFMICALAETNRAPFDLPEAEAELVAGFHTEFSSMKFGLFFLGEFANVMAISSIAVVLFLGGWNGPWLPDSLKFLWFFAKLGVLLFFFIWVRWTFPRLRYDQLMALGWKVLLPISILHLVGTALVVFWRNNS, translated from the coding sequence ATGGAAGCCCTCCTCGCCCTCTGGAATCACCCCGACTTCCAGTTCACGTTCTGGACGTTCGTCAAAGTCATGGTGATCCTGAACGGCATGCTCGGCATCGTGTCCTATCTGATCTACGCCGAGCGCAAGATCGCGGGCCACATGCAGGCGCGCGTCGGACCCAATCGCGTCGGGCCGCTCGGCCTGTTCCAGCCATTCGCGGATGTCGGCAAGCTGTTCTTCAAGGAAGAGTTCATGCCCGACGGCGCGAACAAGGTGATCTTCACGATCGCGCCGATCCTCGCGGTGATTCCGGCGATCGTCACGTTCGCCGTGGTGCCGTTCGGGCCCACCGATCCGTTCATCGTGACGGACGTGAACGTGGGGCTGCTGGTGTTCCTCGCCATGTCGAGCCTCGGCGTCTACTCGATCACGCTCGGCGGCTGGTCCTCGAACAACAAGTACGCTCTGCTGGGCGGGCTGCGGTCGGCCGCGCAGATGATCTCGTACGAGCTGGCGATGGGACTGTCCACGATGGGCGTCCTCCTGATGACCGGCTCGCTCTCGCTGGTCACGATCGTCAAGGCGCAGGACCCGTTCTGGTTCGTGCTCTTCCAGCCGATCCCGTTCTGCATCTTCATGATCTGTGCACTCGCCGAGACCAACCGCGCCCCGTTCGATCTGCCGGAGGCCGAAGCGGAACTCGTCGCCGGATTCCATACCGAGTTTTCGAGCATGAAATTCGGGCTGTTCTTCCTCGGCGAGTTCGCGAACGTCATGGCGATTTCGTCGATCGCGGTGGTGCTGTTCCTGGGCGGTTGGAACGGGCCGTGGCTGCCCGACTCGCTCAAGTTCCTGTGGTTCTTCGCCAAGCTCGGAGTGCTGCTGTTCTTCTTCATCTGGGTGAGGTGGACGTTTCCGCGCCTGCGCTACGACCAGCTCATGGCGCTCGGCTGGAAGGTGCTGCTCCCGATCTCGATCCTGCATCTGGTGGGCACGGCGCTGGTGGTGTTCTGGCGGAACAACTCATGA